From Camelina sativa cultivar DH55 chromosome 20, Cs, whole genome shotgun sequence, the proteins below share one genomic window:
- the LOC104769411 gene encoding 50S ribosomal protein L19-1, chloroplastic isoform X2 yields the protein MQSIRSTTRLLLQRHRVSISNTLRFTASSSSSSSCGSWSENESRRLGFDSFSSTRAFDSAATYRISSLKNAAFSSSVVPKQNLMYSSRCFSTVGDSVKTTSQVSPEELASDVPQRIKFKRLDKTAKHIMQIIDKEAVEEVRTQREIPRIEPGYLVQLKVEVPENKRRVSVVKGIVIAKRNAGLNSTFRIRRLVAGVGVESMFPLYSPNLREIKVLEKKKVRRAKLYYLREKTNALKKH from the exons ATGCAATCGATTCGTAGCACTACAAGGTTGTTGCTTCAGAGGCACCGTGTCTCCATATCCAACACGCTTCGTTtcactgcttcttcttcttcatcttcttcttgtggaaGCTGGTCTGAGAATGAATCGAGGAGGCTTGGGTTTGATTCTTTCAGTTCTACCAGAGCTTTTGATTCAGCGGCAACATATCGTATTAGCTCGTTGAAGAATGCTGCTTTTTCCTCTTCGGTCGTACCT AAACAAAACTTGATGTATTCATCGAGGTGCTTTTCCACCGTTGGAGATTCTGTAAAGACTACTTCTCAAGTATCCCCTGAGGAGTTAGCTTCTGATGTTCCTCAGAGAATCAAGTTTAAGCGCCTTGATAAAACCGCCAAGCATATAATGCAG ATTATCGACAAGGAGGCAGTTGAGGAAGTGAGAACTCAGAGGGAGATACCAAGGATTGAGCCTGGTTACCTTGTGCAGCTAAAAGTG GAAGTGCCTGAGAACAAGAGGCGTGTATCAGTTGTAAAAGGCATCGTCATAGCAAAGCGTAATGCTGGTCTTAACTCAACATTTAGGATAAGAAGACTAGTGGCTGGAGTGGGTGTTGAATCTATGTTCCCCTT GTATTCCCCAAATCTGAGGGAGATAAAGgtgttggagaagaagaaagtaagaAGAGCCAAGCTTTATTACCTGAGGGAGAAGACGAATGCTCTCAAAAAGCATTAG
- the LOC104769411 gene encoding 50S ribosomal protein L19, chloroplastic isoform X1: protein MQSIRSTTRLLLQRHRVSISNTLRFTASSSSSSSCGSWSENESRRLGFDSFSSTRAFDSAATYRISSLKNAAFSSSVVPKQNLMYSSRWFSTVGDSVQTTSQKQNLMYSSRCFSTVGDSVKTTSQVSPEELASDVPQRIKFKRLDKTAKHIMQIIDKEAVEEVRTQREIPRIEPGYLVQLKVEVPENKRRVSVVKGIVIAKRNAGLNSTFRIRRLVAGVGVESMFPLYSPNLREIKVLEKKKVRRAKLYYLREKTNALKKH, encoded by the exons ATGCAATCGATTCGTAGCACTACAAGGTTGTTGCTTCAGAGGCACCGTGTCTCCATATCCAACACGCTTCGTTtcactgcttcttcttcttcatcttcttcttgtggaaGCTGGTCTGAGAATGAATCGAGGAGGCTTGGGTTTGATTCTTTCAGTTCTACCAGAGCTTTTGATTCAGCGGCAACATATCGTATTAGCTCGTTGAAGAATGCTGCTTTTTCCTCTTCGGTCGTACCT AAACAAAACTTGATGTATTCATCGAGGTGGTTTTCCACCGTTGGAGATTCTGTTCAGACTACTTCTCAA AAACAAAACTTGATGTATTCATCGAGGTGCTTTTCCACCGTTGGAGATTCTGTAAAGACTACTTCTCAAGTATCCCCTGAGGAGTTAGCTTCTGATGTTCCTCAGAGAATCAAGTTTAAGCGCCTTGATAAAACCGCCAAGCATATAATGCAG ATTATCGACAAGGAGGCAGTTGAGGAAGTGAGAACTCAGAGGGAGATACCAAGGATTGAGCCTGGTTACCTTGTGCAGCTAAAAGTG GAAGTGCCTGAGAACAAGAGGCGTGTATCAGTTGTAAAAGGCATCGTCATAGCAAAGCGTAATGCTGGTCTTAACTCAACATTTAGGATAAGAAGACTAGTGGCTGGAGTGGGTGTTGAATCTATGTTCCCCTT GTATTCCCCAAATCTGAGGGAGATAAAGgtgttggagaagaagaaagtaagaAGAGCCAAGCTTTATTACCTGAGGGAGAAGACGAATGCTCTCAAAAAGCATTAG